One genomic segment of Nitrospirota bacterium includes these proteins:
- a CDS encoding ribosome-associated translation inhibitor RaiA codes for MICNIFYKNLEPMPQVEAMLEKKVSKVEELLSSFDDDTIRLEVTFEKQARREEYYVSLTLAVPKKTLRAKDEGFDAFNAMNLAFDELLREVKKFKDMMKKEHTYKIRRAEKKPRKTE; via the coding sequence ATGATATGCAACATTTTTTACAAAAATCTTGAACCTATGCCGCAGGTAGAGGCAATGCTTGAAAAAAAGGTCAGCAAGGTTGAAGAGCTTCTTTCGAGCTTTGATGATGATACGATACGCCTTGAAGTAACTTTTGAAAAACAGGCACGTCGGGAGGAGTATTATGTTTCACTGACCCTTGCCGTTCCAAAGAAAACGTTGCGGGCTAAAGACGAGGGGTTTGATGCCTTTAATGCAATGAATCTTGCCTTTGATGAACTGCTGAGGGAGGTCAAGAAGTTTAAGGATATGATGAAAAAAGAGCACACATATAAAATACGGCGGGCGGAGAAAAAGCCCCGGAAGACGGAGTAA
- a CDS encoding tetratricopeptide repeat protein, giving the protein MDSSLERQLVLIESSIDRGEYKKASSHLDKVSSIHIGKKDVHSEIGLLYGKIADSQSEYSAAIEFYKHSLQDAVASGYSNGHGKSLRRIGAIYSKKGKYAEAINCFEEALSIFKKCGDKTEEGGVYNNIGTIKAIQGKAEEADGYFKKALKIHKALGRTLEIGHDYSSFGILFKFQGDYKKAMTYYEKALEIYRNESYRLGEGNIYANIGNVLSKRGNYKSALEHHKRALAIHRRLQNRIWEGNDYTNIGNIYNIQGDRNNAVRYYEKALKIHSDLGHRLGEANDHANLGTIYAEMGKYDKALSFYKKALTIHRHLTNRLGEGSDYANIANIYSHKGGYSRALEYYHKALKIHEELNNQVGVGSVYTNIGNTYCHQGDYDKALDFHQKARRIHQNMGNMLGVGNVYANIGNIYSSKGDFDSALKYQEMALDIFKEIGNTSGEQGALANLHVSLGNIYSSRGEYDKALDFLLKSVDIYKHMDNKTGIGNAYAQIGSVYSSKGNYKRGLHFLNNALNIHLKLGDRISTELDYLGIGTIYIKCGEYKKALHFNKKALNLHKSKK; this is encoded by the coding sequence CCTTATAGAGTCTTCAATTGATCGGGGGGAGTATAAGAAGGCCTCCTCGCATCTCGATAAGGTATCATCTATTCATATCGGAAAGAAAGATGTCCACTCAGAGATAGGTCTGCTATATGGGAAAATTGCAGACTCACAGAGTGAATATTCCGCAGCCATAGAATTCTATAAACATTCCCTTCAGGATGCCGTAGCCTCCGGATATAGTAACGGACATGGGAAGTCATTAAGGCGTATCGGGGCGATTTACTCCAAAAAGGGGAAGTATGCAGAGGCTATAAATTGTTTTGAAGAGGCGCTTTCAATATTTAAAAAATGCGGGGATAAGACTGAAGAGGGCGGGGTCTATAATAACATCGGCACGATAAAGGCCATTCAGGGCAAGGCAGAAGAGGCTGACGGTTATTTTAAAAAGGCCTTAAAAATTCATAAGGCGCTTGGCAGGACACTTGAGATCGGACATGATTACAGCAGTTTTGGAATCCTCTTCAAATTCCAGGGCGACTACAAAAAGGCCATGACTTATTATGAGAAGGCCCTTGAGATTTACAGGAACGAATCATACAGGCTTGGGGAAGGAAATATCTACGCAAATATCGGAAATGTCCTGAGCAAGAGGGGGAATTACAAAAGCGCCCTCGAACATCATAAGCGCGCACTTGCAATCCACCGCCGCCTTCAGAACCGGATTTGGGAAGGCAATGACTACACCAACATAGGGAATATATACAACATACAGGGAGACCGGAATAACGCCGTACGCTACTACGAGAAGGCGCTGAAGATACATTCCGACCTGGGTCACAGGCTTGGGGAGGCAAATGACCATGCAAACCTTGGGACTATCTATGCTGAGATGGGCAAATATGACAAGGCATTGAGTTTTTACAAAAAGGCGTTGACTATCCACAGGCATTTGACTAACCGGCTTGGTGAAGGAAGCGATTATGCCAACATCGCAAATATATACAGCCATAAAGGGGGCTATTCGAGGGCCCTCGAATATTATCATAAGGCCCTCAAAATACACGAGGAGTTGAACAACCAGGTAGGTGTCGGTAGTGTATATACGAATATTGGTAATACATACTGTCATCAGGGTGATTATGATAAGGCCCTTGATTTTCATCAGAAGGCCCGCCGGATCCACCAGAATATGGGAAACATGCTCGGAGTGGGAAATGTCTATGCCAACATAGGAAATATTTACAGCAGCAAGGGGGATTTTGACTCTGCCCTTAAGTACCAGGAGATGGCGCTTGATATATTTAAAGAAATAGGAAATACGAGCGGTGAACAGGGGGCGCTGGCAAATCTTCATGTAAGCCTCGGAAATATTTACAGCAGCAGGGGTGAATATGATAAGGCCCTCGATTTTCTTCTTAAGTCGGTTGATATATATAAACATATGGACAACAAGACCGGTATAGGGAATGCTTATGCCCAGATTGGGTCTGTCTACAGCAGCAAGGGTAATTATAAACGGGGATTACATTTTCTTAATAATGCCCTTAACATACATCTCAAACTCGGCGACAGGATATCCACAGAACTGGATTACCTGGGCATAGGGACTATTTATATAAAGTGCGGGGAATACAAGAAGGCGCTTCATTTCAATAAAAAGGCCTTGAACCTCCACAAGTCAAAGAAATAA
- a CDS encoding bifunctional oligoribonuclease/PAP phosphatase NrnA, with amino-acid sequence MDYIILCQDELPYFLLLLKNLSSKRDTIHFIVNSQSLFERLQGQGVSAEICSFNKKLDRFFRDLQLKPNSCLIISVKNRTFLSNILKIVARYHPYQPTIIIEEKDIDLPDQLSAKVLKPSLIFTELCLPRIEEAFTKKHIHEIRELFKDKDKILLLIQSDPDPDAIASALAFRHLIGRNRSTAHIASFGEVTRPENVAMLRLLDIEIEKITPDVIQKYDSLCMLDVQPPHLFTNSNQCINMVDVVIDHHPDKPGYLAKIKDIKANYGATSTILTEYLRAVDFSISQRLATALLYGIKSDTLLLGRGVDPADIKAFSYLYPLANTNILRKIERPEVYPEDIDSFSNALKKRKIINNILFSHLGRVRREDVIPHFADFSLQIEGVEWSVVSGIFKGNLIISVRNVGYVRSAGVIMKNAFNQLGSAGGHSHMAKAVVPLKNFYKFFGDKRESTIRDRIIDLFLAGFEETTKEQEG; translated from the coding sequence ATGGATTATATAATCCTCTGTCAGGATGAGCTCCCTTACTTCTTATTGCTCTTAAAAAACCTTTCTTCCAAAAGGGACACGATTCATTTTATTGTAAATAGTCAGTCCCTGTTTGAAAGACTTCAGGGTCAGGGGGTATCGGCTGAGATATGCTCATTTAATAAAAAGCTGGACAGGTTTTTCAGAGACCTGCAGTTAAAACCTAATAGCTGCCTTATCATATCAGTTAAGAACAGGACATTTTTATCAAATATATTGAAGATAGTGGCAAGGTATCACCCCTATCAGCCAACGATTATAATTGAAGAAAAAGATATTGATCTGCCTGATCAGCTCAGCGCAAAGGTACTTAAACCGTCTTTGATATTTACAGAGCTTTGCCTTCCGAGGATAGAGGAGGCCTTCACAAAAAAACATATCCATGAGATAAGAGAGCTGTTTAAAGATAAAGACAAGATTCTCCTGCTTATACAGTCAGACCCTGATCCTGATGCAATAGCGAGCGCCCTTGCCTTTCGCCACCTCATAGGACGCAACAGATCAACGGCACATATAGCATCTTTTGGAGAGGTGACAAGGCCTGAGAATGTGGCGATGCTCAGGCTGCTGGATATAGAGATTGAGAAGATCACACCGGATGTAATTCAAAAATATGACAGCCTCTGCATGCTGGATGTTCAACCTCCCCATCTGTTTACCAATAGTAATCAGTGCATAAACATGGTAGACGTGGTAATAGACCACCACCCGGATAAACCCGGTTATCTGGCAAAGATAAAAGACATCAAGGCCAACTACGGGGCAACATCTACTATCCTCACTGAATACTTGAGGGCCGTTGATTTCAGTATCTCTCAACGCCTCGCTACTGCCCTCCTGTATGGTATAAAGAGCGACACACTGCTGCTTGGAAGGGGTGTTGACCCTGCGGACATCAAGGCATTCTCTTATCTGTATCCCCTTGCAAACACGAATATCCTTCGGAAGATAGAGCGCCCTGAGGTTTACCCTGAAGATATAGACTCCTTCAGCAATGCCCTCAAGAAGAGGAAAATAATTAATAATATATTATTTTCCCACCTCGGCAGGGTGAGGCGTGAAGATGTAATACCTCATTTTGCAGACTTTTCTTTACAAATAGAGGGAGTAGAGTGGTCAGTTGTCTCTGGAATATTCAAAGGCAATCTGATAATATCTGTCAGAAATGTCGGATATGTCAGGAGTGCCGGTGTAATCATGAAGAATGCGTTCAACCAGCTTGGCAGCGCCGGCGGGCACAGTCATATGGCAAAGGCCGTGGTCCCGTTAAAGAACTTTTATAAATTTTTTGGCGACAAACGTGAATCAACTATAAGGGACCGGATAATAGATCTATTCCTTGCCGGTTTTGAAGAGACAACCAAAGAACAGGAGGGTTAA